A window of Corvus cornix cornix isolate S_Up_H32 chromosome 4, ASM73873v5, whole genome shotgun sequence contains these coding sequences:
- the LOC104693712 gene encoding caltractin, whose product MASNYRKPGLGTAQRKKSGLKPELTEEQKQEIREAFDLFDTDGSGSIDIKELKVAMRALGFEPKKEEIKKMIADIDKEGSGTIDFEDFLAMMTQKMSEKDSKEEILKAFRLFDDDGTGKISFKNLKRVAKELGENLTDEELQEMIDEADRDGDGEVSEQEFLRIMKKTSLY is encoded by the exons ATG GCATCCAACTATAGAAAACCTGGCTTAGGTACAGCCCAGCGGAAGAAAAGTGGCTTGAAACCTGAACTTACAGAAGAGCAAAAGCAGGAGATCAGAGAAGCTTTTGATTTGTTTGACACTGATGGATCTGGAAGCATCGACATAAAAGAACTGAAG GTTGCAATGCGTGCCTTAGGCTTTGAGCCAAAGAAGGAAGAGATTAAGAAGATGATAGCAGACATTGACAAGGAAGGAAGTGGCACCATCGACTTTGAGGACTTTTTGGCTATGATGACACAAAAAATG AGCGAAAAGGAttcaaaagaagaaatcctGAAAGCTTTCCGATTATTCGATGATGATGGCACAGGAAAGATTTCATTCAAAAACTTGAAAAGGGTTgccaaggagctgggagagaaTTTAACAGATGAAGAACTTCAG GAAATGATTGATGAAGCTGATCGAGATGGAGATGGGGAAGTAAGTGAGCAAGAATTTTTGAGAATCATGAAGAAAACTAGCTTATACTAG
- the BBS12 gene encoding Bardet-Biedl syndrome 12 protein translates to MAFRDVNARRHIGLQQLSSLASIGRTFLGPMKSHKFIVDESTNQSTLICSAVRLIESLDLTSAAGQLLNETIQAQNKEFKTGMSTLLFLVGAWSNAVVECLQQNVPVPAIVSVMSEGLNSCCERVQCLQIPIHDVKKELCSSRVRLKAFESKTGQAGRDGLTNPWNLLCFQRDISAPEEIIPINSSSHQGDDCHFNKCLVSSLAGFGSVASLVKAAGDKSSSVLSGSGVTASSCIAVTQKLTHSRHFSTLGKSHFSSQQGNFQGYLSGPSADPCGCYGLGHLAMALSHGNQTSVKLLQSIAAYQQERAECSGSSQINITEIVTCCVLGLPESYSCVSPGFVTLVSPEQATVIKHFADKPLRILLMDGDLTEQYRHLGFNRPQNVRTILKHPNPQGGRAGDAWLSRMLDILMTFEVNLVLVKGNVCENFMERCIGSRILVIGCVARDVLCAFGAATGAQAVTYLSQLNASCVGNGARAELWKASDGRAMDLGELVPARISAGGIPLLTAVLTTALPSKVQLLEDQFWTSLYRLHHALKDGKVFPGGGAVELLCLSHIQVLAEQPEPLGNDKPVREFPSPWLAEYKSIVLQALGSGWKWYLSVVLCNTAKARSELEACAAVDHHLQKAAACGSPSAYILEEFKRGGVLRGGSDPFPDQVTDLKVCDNVAAKTEAWRRALDLVLLVLQTDTEIITGPTRNQLLNSPVSEERVGEGK, encoded by the exons ATGGCTTTCAGGGATGTGAATGCCAGGAGACACATTGGACTCCAGCAACTCTCATCCTTAGCATCCATTGGGAGAACATTCCTGGGGCCAATGAAATCACATAAATTCATTGTGGATGAAAGCACCAACCAGAGCACATTGATTTGTTCTGCTGTTAGACTGATTGAAAGTTTGGATTTGACAAGTGCTGCTGGACAGCTTCTTAATGAAACCATTCAGGCTCAGAACAAGGAGTTTAAGACTGGGATGAGTACCCTGTTGTTCCTGGTTGGAGCGTGGAGCAATGCTGTGGTAGAGTGCCTCCAGCAGAACGTTCCTGTTCCAGCAATAGTGTCTGTGATGTCTGAGGGGTTGAACTCTTGCTGTGAGAGAGTCCAGTGTCTTCAAATACCAATACATGACGTAAAGAAAGAGCTGTGTTCTAGCAGAGTTAGGCTAAAggcttttgaaagcaaaactggCCAAGCTGGACGTGACGGTCTTACAAATCCTTGgaatttgctgtgttttcagagagaTATTTCTGCACCAGAAGAAATAATTCCAATAAATTCTAGTTCCCATCAAGGAGATGATTGTCATTTTAACAAGTGCCTGGTTTCATCTTTGGCTGGCTTTGGTTCAGTGGCTTCTCTTGTCAAAGCAGCGGGTGACAAAAGTTCGTCTGTGTTGTCTGGAAGTGGTGTTACTGCATCCAGCTGTATCGCTGTCACACAGAAGTTAACCCACAGCAGACACTTCAGCACCCTAgggaaaagccatttttcaaGTCAGCAAGGTAATTTTCAGGGGTACCTTTCAGGACCATCAGCAGATCCATGTGGATGTTATGGTTTAGGACATTTGGCAATGGCTCTGAGCCACGGAAACCAGACCAGCGTGAAACTGCTACAAAGCATTGCTGCTTATCAGCAAGAGAGAGCAGAATGCAGCGGCTCTTCCCAGATTAACATCACAGAGATTGTGACGTGCTGCGTGCTAGGCCTGCCTGAGAGCTATTCCTGTGTCTCCCCAGGCTTTGTCACATTAGTGTCACCAGAGCAAGCCACAGTCATCAAACACTTTGCAGACAAGCCCCTTCGGATTCTGCTGATGGACGGTGACCTCACGGAGCAGTATCGCCACTTAGGTTTTAACAGACCACAGAATGTAAGGACCATATTGAAGCATCCGAATCcacagggaggcagagcaggagatgcGTGGCTAAGCAGAATGCTGGATATTCTGATGACCTTTGAAGTAAACCTGGTTTTGGTCAAAGGAAACGTGTGCGAGAACTTCATGGAAAGGTGCATCGGCAGCAGGATATTGGTAATTGGTTGTGTGGCTCGGGATGTGCTGTGTGCCTTTGGGGCGGCCACTGGTGCCCAGGCAGTGACGTACCTGAGCCAGCTGAACGCTTCCTGTGTTGGGAACGGGGCCCGGGCAGAGCTGTGGAAGGCCAGTGACGGGCGCGCGATGGATCTGGGTGAGCTGGTGCCAGCGCGGATCAGCGCGGGAGGCATCCCCCTGCTCACGGCCGTGCTCACCACTGCCCTGCCTTCCAAGGTGCAGCTCCTTGAAGACCAGTTCTGGACTTCGCTGTATCGACTCCATCACGCTCTTAAGGACGGGAAGGTTTTCCCTGGGGGTGGCGCGGTGGAGCTCTTGTGCCTCAGTCACATCCAGGTGCTCGCAGAGCAGCCCGAGCCACTGGGAAATGACAAACCTGTGAGAGAGTTTCCCAGTCCCTGGCTGGCAGAGTATAAATCCAttgtgctccaggcactgggaaGTGGCTGGAAGTGGTACCTCTCCGTGGTCCTGTGTAACACTGCAAAGGCCAGGTCAGAGCTGGAAGCGTGTGCTGCAGTGGATCATCACCTCCAGAAAGCGGCAGCCTGTGGGTCTCCTTCAGCTTATATTTTGGAAGAGTTTAAGAGAGGTGGAGTGCTCAGAGGTGGCTCTGATCCCTTCCCTGACCAGGTCACAGATTTAAAAGTTTGTGATAATGTTGCAGCCAAGACAGAGGCGTGGAGGAGAGCTCTGgacctggtgctgctggtgcttcaAACAGACACTGAAATTATCACAGGCCCCACAAGGAACCAGCTCTTGAACTCGCCTGTGTCAG aggAGAGAGTTGGAGAGGGGAAGTGA